A stretch of Brassica rapa cultivar Chiifu-401-42 chromosome A08, CAAS_Brap_v3.01, whole genome shotgun sequence DNA encodes these proteins:
- the LOC103833465 gene encoding VAN3-binding protein isoform X1 produces the protein MERSMVPTWRPDPVYRPPETPLEPMEFLARSWSASALEVSKALTPSDPQILLSKTEEEPILRDGDTEESGLVSGNPFSFASSETSQMVMDRILSQSQEVSPRTSGRLSHSSSGPLNGSLTDSPPPESDDIKQFIRTNNSSLNNINCQFRSTATTPGPITATATQSKTVGRWLKDRREKKKEETRAHNAQIHAAVSVAGVAAAVAAIAAATAASSSAGKDEQMAKTDMAVASAATLVAAQCVEAAEVMGAEREHLAYVVSSAVNVRSAGDIMTLTAGAATALRGVATLKARAMKEVWNLASVIPMDKGLTTSGGCSNLNNGSNGSSSSSHSGELIHEDNFLGTCSREWLARGCELLKRTRKGDLHWKIVSVYINKTNQVMLKMKSKYVGKTFTKKKKNIVLEVIKNVPAWPGRHLLEGGDDLRYFGLKTVLRGDVEFECKSQREYDMWTQGVSRLLVIAAERRFRM, from the exons ATGGAAAGATCCATGGTTCCAACATGGAGACCCGATCCGGTTTACCGTCCACCGGAGACGCCGCTTGAGCCTATGGAGTTCCTCGCTCGCTCCTGGAGCGCCTCAGCTCTCGAAGTATCCAAGGCTTTAACACCTTCTGATCCTCAGATCCTCCTCTCCAAAACCGAAGAAGAACCCATACTCAGAGACGGTGATACGGAGGAGAGCGGACTTGTCTCCGGAAACCCTTTCTCTTTCGCTTCTTCAGAGACTTCTCAAATGGTGATGGATCGTATCTTGTCTCAATCT CAAGAAGTGTCACCAAGAACATCTGGTCGGCTTTCACATAGTAGTAGTGGTCCTCTCAACGGTTCTTTAACCGACAGTCCTCCTCCAGAATCCGACGACATCAAg CAGTTTATTCGAACAAACAACAGTTCACTGAACAACATAAACTGCCAGTTCCGTTCAACGGCGACTACTCCGGGACCTATAACCGCCACAGCTACACAATCCAAGACTGTAGGACGGTGGCTTAAGGACCggagggagaagaagaaagaggagaCTCGAGCACACAACGCTCAGATTCACGCTGCTGTCTCCGTCGCCGGTGTGGCTGCAGCTGTAGCCGCTATCGCAGCAGCCACCGCCGCGTCTTCGAGCGCCGGGAAGGATGAGCAGATGGCCAAAACCGACATGGCTGTTGCTTCAGCCGCGACTCTTGTGGCTGCTCAGTGTGTGGAGGCTGCTGAAGTGATGGGAGCTGAAAGAGAGCATTTGGCCTATGTTGTTAGCTCCGCCGTCAATGTTCGCTCTGCCGGTGATATCATGACACTCACCGCCGGTGCAGCCACAG CGTTAAGAGGAGTGGCAACACTAAAGGCAAGGGCCATGAAGGAAGTTTGGAACCTTGCATCAGTGATTCCAATGGACAAAGGACTCACAACTTCTGGAGGATGCAGCAACCTTAATAATGGTAGCAATGGAAGCTCAAGTAGTAGTCACAGCGGGGAGCTTATACATGAAGATAATTTCTTGGGAACTTGTAGCCGAGAATGGCTCGCTAGAGGTTGTGAACTTCTCAAACGTACTCGCAAAG GTGATCTCCACTGGAAAATAGTCTCTGTTTACATCAACAAGACGAATCAG GTTATGTTGAAGATGAAGAGCAAGTATGTTGGGAAAACATTTaccaagaagaaaaaga ACATTGTGCTTGAAGTGATCAAGAATGTCCCGGCCTGGCCCGGACGACATTTGCTAGAGGGAGGAGATGATCTGAGATACTTCGGTTTGAAGACGGTTCTGCGAGGTGATGTAGAATTCGAGTGCAAGAGCCAGAGGGAGTATGATATGTGGACACAAGGTGTCTCAAGGCTTCTTGTTATTGCTGCTGAGAGGAGATTTAGGATGTGA
- the LOC103833465 gene encoding VAN3-binding protein isoform X2, which yields MERSMVPTWRPDPVYRPPETPLEPMEFLARSWSASALEVSKALTPSDPQILLSKTEEEPILRDGDTEESGLVSGNPFSFASSETSQMVMDRILSQSQEVSPRTSGRLSHSSSGPLNGSLTDSPPPESDDIKFIRTNNSSLNNINCQFRSTATTPGPITATATQSKTVGRWLKDRREKKKEETRAHNAQIHAAVSVAGVAAAVAAIAAATAASSSAGKDEQMAKTDMAVASAATLVAAQCVEAAEVMGAEREHLAYVVSSAVNVRSAGDIMTLTAGAATALRGVATLKARAMKEVWNLASVIPMDKGLTTSGGCSNLNNGSNGSSSSSHSGELIHEDNFLGTCSREWLARGCELLKRTRKGDLHWKIVSVYINKTNQVMLKMKSKYVGKTFTKKKKNIVLEVIKNVPAWPGRHLLEGGDDLRYFGLKTVLRGDVEFECKSQREYDMWTQGVSRLLVIAAERRFRM from the exons ATGGAAAGATCCATGGTTCCAACATGGAGACCCGATCCGGTTTACCGTCCACCGGAGACGCCGCTTGAGCCTATGGAGTTCCTCGCTCGCTCCTGGAGCGCCTCAGCTCTCGAAGTATCCAAGGCTTTAACACCTTCTGATCCTCAGATCCTCCTCTCCAAAACCGAAGAAGAACCCATACTCAGAGACGGTGATACGGAGGAGAGCGGACTTGTCTCCGGAAACCCTTTCTCTTTCGCTTCTTCAGAGACTTCTCAAATGGTGATGGATCGTATCTTGTCTCAATCT CAAGAAGTGTCACCAAGAACATCTGGTCGGCTTTCACATAGTAGTAGTGGTCCTCTCAACGGTTCTTTAACCGACAGTCCTCCTCCAGAATCCGACGACATCAAg TTTATTCGAACAAACAACAGTTCACTGAACAACATAAACTGCCAGTTCCGTTCAACGGCGACTACTCCGGGACCTATAACCGCCACAGCTACACAATCCAAGACTGTAGGACGGTGGCTTAAGGACCggagggagaagaagaaagaggagaCTCGAGCACACAACGCTCAGATTCACGCTGCTGTCTCCGTCGCCGGTGTGGCTGCAGCTGTAGCCGCTATCGCAGCAGCCACCGCCGCGTCTTCGAGCGCCGGGAAGGATGAGCAGATGGCCAAAACCGACATGGCTGTTGCTTCAGCCGCGACTCTTGTGGCTGCTCAGTGTGTGGAGGCTGCTGAAGTGATGGGAGCTGAAAGAGAGCATTTGGCCTATGTTGTTAGCTCCGCCGTCAATGTTCGCTCTGCCGGTGATATCATGACACTCACCGCCGGTGCAGCCACAG CGTTAAGAGGAGTGGCAACACTAAAGGCAAGGGCCATGAAGGAAGTTTGGAACCTTGCATCAGTGATTCCAATGGACAAAGGACTCACAACTTCTGGAGGATGCAGCAACCTTAATAATGGTAGCAATGGAAGCTCAAGTAGTAGTCACAGCGGGGAGCTTATACATGAAGATAATTTCTTGGGAACTTGTAGCCGAGAATGGCTCGCTAGAGGTTGTGAACTTCTCAAACGTACTCGCAAAG GTGATCTCCACTGGAAAATAGTCTCTGTTTACATCAACAAGACGAATCAG GTTATGTTGAAGATGAAGAGCAAGTATGTTGGGAAAACATTTaccaagaagaaaaaga ACATTGTGCTTGAAGTGATCAAGAATGTCCCGGCCTGGCCCGGACGACATTTGCTAGAGGGAGGAGATGATCTGAGATACTTCGGTTTGAAGACGGTTCTGCGAGGTGATGTAGAATTCGAGTGCAAGAGCCAGAGGGAGTATGATATGTGGACACAAGGTGTCTCAAGGCTTCTTGTTATTGCTGCTGAGAGGAGATTTAGGATGTGA